From Paenibacillus sp. PK3_47, the proteins below share one genomic window:
- the trmFO gene encoding FADH(2)-oxidizing methylenetetrahydrofolate--tRNA-(uracil(54)-C(5))-methyltransferase TrmFO: MTETAKVTVIGAGLAGSEAAWQIASQGVPVRLYEMRPVVKTPAHHTDQFAELVCSNSLRANGLGNAVGVLKEEMRRLNSLVLGAADRHAVPAGGALAVDRDGFSGEITSTLHNHPLVEVINEELTHIPEDGIVVIATGPLTSPSLSAEIKELLGEEYFYFYDAAAPIVEKDTIDMSKVYLASRYDKGEAAYLNCPMTEEEFDIFYDALITAETAALKDFEKEIYFEGCMPIEIMMKRGKQTALFGPMKPVGLVNPHTGKLPYAVVQLRQDNAAGTLYNLVGFQTHLKWGEQKRVFSLIPGLENAEYVRYGVMHRNTFINSPKLLHPTYQMKGKERLFFAGQMTGVEGYVESAASGMIAGINAARAALGQEGLIFPADSVLGSMPAYITSADPEHFQPMNANFGLLPKLEKKIRNKKEKNELLAYRALDSLAAFAAETKLPYKEPEKAEIAEETDPS; the protein is encoded by the coding sequence TTGACAGAAACAGCTAAAGTTACAGTAATCGGTGCGGGCCTGGCCGGAAGCGAGGCTGCCTGGCAGATCGCTTCACAAGGTGTGCCGGTAAGATTATATGAAATGAGACCGGTAGTTAAGACACCTGCGCATCATACCGATCAATTTGCGGAACTGGTGTGCAGCAATTCGCTGCGGGCCAACGGGCTTGGCAATGCGGTAGGTGTACTAAAGGAAGAAATGCGCCGCCTGAATTCACTGGTGCTTGGTGCAGCCGACCGGCACGCTGTTCCCGCCGGCGGGGCACTCGCCGTTGACCGTGACGGATTCTCCGGAGAGATTACCTCAACACTGCATAATCATCCGCTTGTTGAAGTCATAAATGAAGAACTTACGCATATACCGGAGGATGGGATTGTTGTTATCGCCACAGGGCCTCTGACTTCTCCTTCCTTGTCTGCGGAAATCAAAGAGCTGCTCGGAGAAGAGTATTTCTACTTCTACGATGCTGCAGCACCGATTGTCGAGAAAGATACAATCGACATGAGCAAGGTGTATCTGGCCTCCCGATACGACAAGGGCGAAGCAGCATACCTGAACTGCCCGATGACGGAAGAGGAGTTTGACATCTTCTACGATGCGCTGATCACAGCCGAGACGGCAGCTCTTAAGGATTTTGAAAAAGAAATCTATTTTGAAGGCTGCATGCCGATTGAAATCATGATGAAGCGCGGCAAGCAGACAGCACTGTTCGGTCCGATGAAGCCCGTAGGGCTTGTCAATCCCCACACAGGCAAGCTGCCGTATGCAGTGGTCCAGCTGCGTCAGGATAACGCGGCAGGTACACTGTATAACCTGGTCGGATTCCAGACGCATCTGAAGTGGGGGGAGCAAAAGCGGGTGTTCTCGCTGATTCCCGGACTTGAGAACGCAGAGTATGTCCGTTACGGTGTAATGCACCGTAATACCTTTATTAATTCGCCTAAGCTTCTGCATCCTACGTATCAGATGAAAGGCAAGGAAAGACTCTTCTTTGCCGGCCAGATGACAGGTGTAGAGGGGTATGTGGAATCTGCAGCTTCCGGTATGATCGCCGGCATCAATGCTGCCAGAGCGGCCCTTGGCCAGGAAGGCCTGATTTTCCCTGCAGACAGTGTGCTTGGCAGTATGCCTGCTTACATTACCTCTGCAGATCCGGAGCATTTCCAGCCGATGAACGCCAACTTCGGGCTGCTGCCGAAGCTGGAGAAGAAGATCCGCAACAAAAAGGAAAAAAATGAACTGCTTGCGTACCGTGCGCTTGACAGTCTTGCGGCATTCGCAGCCGAAACCAAGCTTCCTTATAAAGAGCCTGAAAAGGCGGAAATTGCGGAAGAAACAGACCCCTCTTAG
- the topA gene encoding type I DNA topoisomerase: protein MADALVIVESPAKAKTIGKYLGSKYIVKASMGHIRDLPKSQIGVEVENDFSPKYITIRGKGSILKELKDASKKVKKVYLAADPDREGEAIAWHLAHALDLDNTQECRVVFNEITKQAVKDAFKTPRKINMDLVNAQQARRILDRLVGYKISPLLWKKVKKGLSAGRVQSVAVKIIMDRENEISAFIPTEYWSITAKLGIKDTSFEAKFHKLNGEKKELGNEGDVQEVLAAIEGQAFKVSQVKEKERQRHPSAPFTTSSLQQEAARKLGFRAAKTMSVAQQLYEGVELGKEGTVGLITYMRTDSTRLSATAQEEAKELILSKYGEKFVPEAPRQYSKKAAGSQDAHEAIRPTSAHREPDTVKEFMSRDQFRLYKLIWERFVSSQMSSALLDTLSVDIAAGTAIFRAVGSKVSFPGFMKVYVEGNDDGTTDEEKFLPPLAAGDDLIKQEIEPKQHFTQPPPRYTEARLVKTLEELGIGRPSTYAPTLETIQKRGYVAIEEKKFMPTELGELIIEQMETFFPEILDVEFTAHMEGDLDHVEEGAEDWVKVLAEFYQSFEKRLEFAEEEMKEIEIEDEVSDEMCEKCGKPLVYKLGRFGKFLACSGFPDCRNTKPIVKDIGVSCPKCHEGKVVERRSKKGRVFYGCDQYPGCDFVSWDRPSAKACPSCGSWMIEKRNKQGTKLQCTACDHSEEVQDNEELAE, encoded by the coding sequence ATGGCGGATGCATTGGTTATAGTCGAGTCGCCTGCAAAAGCAAAGACAATCGGCAAATATTTAGGCAGTAAATATATTGTAAAGGCATCTATGGGGCATATCCGGGATCTGCCGAAGAGCCAGATTGGTGTAGAGGTGGAAAATGATTTCAGCCCCAAATATATAACGATCCGAGGCAAGGGCTCCATTCTGAAGGAGCTTAAGGATGCCAGCAAAAAAGTGAAAAAAGTTTATCTGGCGGCTGACCCGGATCGCGAAGGCGAAGCTATTGCCTGGCATCTGGCGCATGCGCTGGATCTGGACAACACACAGGAATGCAGGGTTGTATTTAACGAAATCACCAAACAGGCTGTAAAGGATGCTTTCAAGACTCCCCGCAAAATTAATATGGATCTGGTCAACGCCCAGCAGGCCCGGCGGATTCTGGATCGCCTCGTAGGTTACAAGATCAGTCCACTATTATGGAAGAAAGTCAAAAAAGGCCTCTCGGCCGGCCGGGTCCAGTCCGTTGCCGTAAAGATCATCATGGACCGCGAAAATGAAATTTCCGCTTTTATTCCTACTGAATATTGGAGTATTACAGCTAAGCTTGGCATCAAAGATACCAGCTTTGAAGCCAAATTTCATAAGCTGAACGGCGAGAAGAAAGAACTCGGCAATGAAGGTGATGTGCAGGAGGTTCTGGCGGCAATTGAAGGGCAGGCTTTTAAGGTTAGCCAGGTGAAGGAGAAGGAAAGGCAGCGTCATCCGTCCGCACCGTTTACAACAAGCTCCCTGCAGCAGGAAGCTGCCCGCAAATTAGGTTTCCGGGCTGCGAAGACCATGTCTGTGGCACAGCAGCTGTATGAAGGTGTGGAGCTTGGCAAAGAAGGCACTGTCGGTTTGATTACTTACATGCGTACCGACTCCACGCGCCTGTCAGCTACCGCCCAGGAAGAAGCCAAGGAACTGATCCTTTCCAAATACGGTGAGAAATTTGTACCTGAAGCGCCGCGCCAATATTCCAAGAAGGCAGCTGGCTCGCAGGATGCGCATGAAGCGATCCGTCCGACATCGGCACACCGCGAACCTGACACGGTAAAAGAATTTATGAGCCGTGACCAATTCCGTCTCTATAAACTGATCTGGGAGCGTTTTGTATCGAGCCAGATGTCCTCGGCACTGCTGGATACACTGTCGGTGGATATTGCTGCAGGTACTGCAATTTTCAGAGCTGTCGGCTCTAAAGTTTCCTTCCCGGGGTTCATGAAGGTTTATGTGGAAGGTAATGATGACGGAACGACAGATGAAGAGAAATTCCTGCCGCCGCTAGCAGCGGGAGATGACCTGATTAAGCAGGAAATTGAACCCAAACAGCATTTTACACAGCCTCCGCCGCGTTATACGGAAGCCCGGCTGGTCAAAACGCTGGAAGAGCTGGGAATCGGGCGGCCAAGTACCTATGCCCCGACACTGGAAACAATCCAGAAGCGCGGCTACGTGGCCATCGAAGAGAAAAAATTCATGCCTACAGAGCTTGGAGAGCTGATTATCGAGCAGATGGAAACCTTTTTCCCGGAAATTCTGGATGTGGAATTTACGGCCCATATGGAAGGTGATCTTGACCATGTCGAAGAAGGCGCTGAAGACTGGGTAAAGGTACTGGCTGAGTTTTACCAGTCTTTTGAAAAACGGCTTGAGTTTGCTGAAGAAGAAATGAAAGAGATCGAGATTGAAGATGAGGTCTCTGATGAAATGTGTGAAAAGTGCGGCAAGCCGCTGGTATATAAGCTTGGGCGTTTTGGCAAGTTCCTGGCCTGCTCCGGATTCCCGGATTGCCGGAATACGAAGCCGATCGTGAAGGATATCGGGGTAAGCTGTCCAAAATGTCATGAGGGCAAGGTTGTGGAGCGGCGCAGTAAAAAGGGGCGTGTCTTCTACGGCTGTGACCAGTATCCAGGCTGTGACTTTGTATCCTGGGACAGACCTTCTGCCAAAGCCTGCCCGTCATGCGGATCATGGATGATTGAGAAACGCAACAAACAGGGGACTAAGCTGCAGTGCACCGCTTGCGATCACTCGGAAGAAGTACAGGACAACGAAGAATTAGCAGAATAA
- the dprA gene encoding DNA-processing protein DprA: protein MDIRRLLFGLNEVEGIGWKSIDKIRRSGLLNEVAFGLSADAWEKVGLTPKMSQRLAEGLGSGWINARLLLMKESGAEMVTIFDEEYPALLKETQQPPWVLYYRGNLALASRPAIAMVGTRVPTAYGRKAGEMLAEELSRSGLTVVSGLARGIDSVCHEAALRGEGSTIAVVATGLDKVYPPENRELERRIAGDGLVISEYPLGTKSHPGLFPQRNRIIAGLSLGTLVVEADSRSGSLITADAALEAGRDVFAVPGPLTSPKSRGALELIKQGAKLVTGAADVIEEYIAYLPGKIAKPGGLSPFCVENEDLQAEKKLTSEESQLYHILHQGPFTLDELLGRTGWDFGHLHSVLLSLIIKKAVTQLPGAVYKVI from the coding sequence ATGGATATACGGCGTCTGCTGTTCGGGTTAAATGAAGTAGAGGGCATCGGCTGGAAAAGCATCGACAAAATCCGCCGGTCGGGACTATTAAATGAGGTTGCATTTGGCTTATCCGCCGATGCTTGGGAGAAGGTCGGATTAACTCCGAAAATGTCGCAGCGCCTCGCTGAAGGATTGGGTTCAGGATGGATTAATGCGCGACTTCTTTTAATGAAGGAAAGCGGTGCAGAAATGGTGACAATATTCGATGAAGAATACCCTGCTCTGCTCAAGGAGACACAGCAGCCGCCCTGGGTGCTCTATTACCGCGGCAATCTTGCGCTCGCCTCACGGCCGGCAATAGCCATGGTAGGTACCCGTGTGCCTACTGCGTATGGACGTAAAGCAGGGGAGATGCTGGCGGAAGAGCTAAGCCGAAGCGGGCTCACCGTAGTGAGCGGGCTGGCCCGGGGGATTGACAGTGTCTGCCATGAAGCCGCGCTCCGCGGAGAAGGAAGTACAATAGCGGTAGTGGCGACGGGACTCGACAAAGTATATCCGCCGGAGAACCGGGAGCTTGAGCGGAGGATAGCCGGAGACGGGCTTGTGATCAGCGAATATCCGCTTGGCACCAAAAGTCATCCCGGCCTCTTTCCCCAGCGGAACCGGATTATAGCCGGGCTGTCGCTCGGGACACTTGTTGTTGAAGCAGACAGCAGGAGCGGTTCACTGATTACCGCTGATGCTGCGCTGGAGGCCGGAAGAGATGTGTTTGCCGTCCCGGGACCGCTGACCTCTCCCAAAAGCCGGGGAGCGCTGGAGCTGATCAAGCAGGGGGCAAAGCTTGTAACCGGAGCCGCTGATGTGATAGAGGAATACATAGCCTATCTGCCCGGAAAAATAGCGAAACCCGGAGGTTTGTCCCCTTTTTGCGTGGAAAATGAAGACCTTCAGGCGGAAAAGAAATTGACAAGTGAGGAGTCACAGCTTTACCATATACTGCATCAAGGGCCTTTTACACTGGATGAACTTTTGGGCAGAACAGGCTGGGATTTTGGACATTTGCATTCAGTTCTGTTATCTTTAATCATAAAAAAAGCGGTAACACAATTACCGGGTGCTGTTTACAAGGTAATTTAA
- the sucD gene encoding succinate--CoA ligase subunit alpha, with amino-acid sequence MSILVDKNTKVITQGITGSTGLFHTKGALDYGTQMVGGVTPGKGGTTVNITLENGSEVSLPVFDTVVAAKEATGATVSVIYVPPAFAADSIMEAVDAELELVICITEGIPVLDMVKVSRYMEGRSTVLIGPNCPGVITPGQCKIGIMPGYIHMPGYVGVVSRSGTLTYEAVHQLTERGIGQSSAVGIGGDPVKGSEFIDILKLFNEDPGTKAVIMIGEIGGTAEEEAALWIKENMTKPVVGFIGGATAPPGKRMGHAGAIISGGKGTASEKIAVLESCGIKVAPTPAEMGSTLVSVLEERGILNTFTTN; translated from the coding sequence ATGAGCATTCTTGTAGATAAAAATACGAAAGTCATCACGCAGGGGATTACAGGTTCGACGGGCTTGTTCCACACCAAGGGAGCGCTCGACTACGGTACACAGATGGTTGGCGGGGTTACTCCGGGCAAAGGCGGAACTACGGTAAACATCACGCTGGAGAACGGCAGCGAAGTGAGCCTGCCTGTATTTGACACCGTTGTTGCTGCCAAAGAAGCAACCGGGGCAACAGTCAGTGTTATTTATGTTCCCCCGGCATTTGCCGCAGACTCCATAATGGAGGCTGTCGACGCAGAGCTTGAGCTCGTCATCTGCATAACTGAAGGTATTCCTGTTCTCGATATGGTTAAGGTATCGCGTTACATGGAAGGCCGTTCTACCGTTCTTATCGGCCCTAACTGTCCTGGCGTTATTACGCCTGGCCAATGTAAAATCGGGATCATGCCGGGATATATTCATATGCCGGGTTATGTAGGTGTAGTTTCCCGCAGCGGAACCTTGACCTATGAAGCTGTGCATCAGTTGACAGAACGGGGAATCGGCCAGTCTTCGGCAGTCGGTATCGGCGGCGATCCGGTTAAAGGCTCGGAATTTATTGATATCCTCAAGCTGTTTAATGAAGATCCGGGTACCAAAGCGGTCATCATGATCGGTGAAATCGGCGGTACGGCTGAGGAAGAAGCAGCCCTCTGGATCAAGGAGAATATGACCAAACCGGTTGTAGGCTTTATCGGCGGCGCAACCGCGCCTCCGGGCAAACGGATGGGGCATGCAGGAGCCATTATCTCCGGCGGTAAAGGGACAGCCAGCGAGAAAATCGCTGTACTGGAGTCCTGCGGGATCAAAGTAGCGCCTACACCAGCCGAAATGGGCTCGACCCTGGTCAGCGTGCTTGAAGAACGCGGTATTTTGAACACTTTTACAACAAATTAA